The proteins below come from a single Asterias rubens chromosome 9, eAstRub1.3, whole genome shotgun sequence genomic window:
- the LOC117294829 gene encoding alpha-crystallin A chain-like — MAGMNIEIKIPLSHPRVEYSISGGGDRASIPIIVSSNLPVSASHQQPMIKRQIYSSTAGPQQTTVTSATQRTSSGRRVEVNVQPTAPTTPTLYQGYYVTSPVTVSNSSPFESQVQKPVITTKLVSPPPLEAPEPARQSSRVECDEHRFMVTLDVSQYRPEDIEVKVKDNKLTVHAEQREGNTASGYVQREYYRQYTLPEDVDISLVKCSLSESRVLTVEVPRVPAESNRERFIPITIDGSKMSPGGGKRTYFVEEMTSDADSYRK; from the coding sequence ATGGCTGGAATGAACATTGAGATCAAGATTCCTTTATCCCATCCCCGTGTTGAGTACAGTATTTCGGGCGGTGGTGACAGAGCTTCGATTCCCATTATTGTCTCATCTAATTTACCCGTCTCTGCTTCGCACCAGCAACCGATGATCAAACGGCAGATTTACTCCAGCACCGCTGGCCCACAACAGACCACCGTGACATCAGCGACCCAGCGGACATCATCTGGCCGCCGTGTGGAGGTGAACGTCCAGCCCACTGCACCGACCACACCCACCCTATACCAAGGCTACTATGTGACATCACCGGTGACGGTCAGCAACTCGTCGCCCTTCGAGTCGCAGGTGCAAAAACCGGTCATCACGACGAAGCTCGTGAGCCCACCACCGCTGGAAGCACCGGAGCCGGCCCGCCAGAGTAGCCGGGTCGAATGTGACGAGCATCGGTTCATGGTGACCCTGGATGTGAGCCAGTATCGTCCGGAGGATATTGAAGTCAAAGTGAAGGACAACAAGTTGACTGTGCACGCCGAGCAGAGAGAGGGCAACACGGCCTCGGGATACGTCCAACGTGAGTACTACCGTCAGTACACACTGCCCGAGGATGTCGACATCAGCCTCGTCAAGTGCTCGCTCTCTGAAAGCAGAGTGCTGACCGTGGAGGTACCCCGAGTGCCAGCCGAGAGCAACCGGGAAAGATTTATCCCAATCACCATCGATGGAAGCAAAATGTCCCCGGGAGGTGGAAAGCGTACGTACTTTGTTGAGGAGATGACGAGTGACGCAGACTCGTATCGAAAATGA